In Halopelagius inordinatus, a single genomic region encodes these proteins:
- a CDS encoding class I SAM-dependent methyltransferase, with translation MYGSGDVRFFDRIARLYDVAMPSARVGPLLSGLEYARRPVERVLDVAGGTGRATRALSREGPEPVVVDFSAGMLARARADGREGVRADAGTLPVRDGAVDAVVVVDALHHLPDPKRAIAEAARVLAPGGVLVVQEFHPTTTLGRGLVLAESAVGFDSTFWTPAELCEMFGQAGLRTRIVRDGFEYVVAGRRPEDVPVASDERKRERH, from the coding sequence CTGTACGGGTCCGGAGACGTGCGCTTTTTCGACCGAATCGCCCGCCTGTACGACGTGGCGATGCCGTCCGCGCGCGTCGGTCCGCTTCTGTCCGGACTGGAGTACGCCCGGCGACCGGTCGAACGCGTCCTCGACGTGGCCGGCGGAACGGGCCGAGCGACTCGCGCGCTCTCGCGGGAGGGTCCGGAACCGGTCGTCGTGGACTTCTCGGCGGGGATGCTCGCTCGGGCGCGCGCCGACGGGCGAGAGGGGGTGAGAGCCGACGCCGGAACGCTCCCGGTGCGCGACGGTGCCGTCGACGCCGTCGTCGTGGTGGACGCTCTGCACCACCTTCCCGACCCGAAGCGCGCAATCGCCGAGGCGGCCCGCGTTCTCGCGCCCGGCGGCGTCCTCGTCGTCCAAGAGTTCCACCCCACGACGACGTTGGGCCGGGGGCTCGTCCTCGCAGAGAGCGCTGTCGGGTTCGATTCCACGTTCTGGACGCCGGCCGAGTTGTGCGAGATGTTCGGGCAAGCGGGATTACGAACCCGCATCGTCCGCGACGGGTTCGAGTACGTGGTCGCCGGGCGGCGCCCGGAGGACGTTCCCGTCGCTTCGGACGAGCGAAAACGAGAGAGACATTAG
- a CDS encoding DUF7344 domain-containing protein, which yields MTTCGGDSPESEGPPLALDTVLEILSHHHRRDLFRLFREESTKVVDFERCVSHLVERERERTGQIPGPDHLRITLHHVHLPKLSHAGLVTYDESAETLRYHRDEGIEEWLGLIESEGDGE from the coding sequence ATGACTACATGTGGCGGTGACAGTCCCGAAAGCGAAGGACCCCCGTTGGCTCTCGATACCGTGTTAGAGATATTAAGCCATCACCACCGTCGCGACCTGTTTCGTCTGTTTCGGGAGGAATCGACGAAGGTGGTCGATTTCGAACGGTGCGTGAGTCACCTCGTCGAACGAGAACGGGAGCGGACGGGGCAGATACCCGGTCCCGACCACCTGAGAATCACCCTCCACCACGTCCACCTGCCGAAGCTAAGTCACGCGGGACTGGTCACCTACGACGAGTCGGCGGAGACGCTCCGATATCACCGAGACGAGGGGATAGAAGAGTGGCTCGGCCTCATAGAGTCGGAAGGCGACGGGGAGTAA
- a CDS encoding mRNA surveillance protein pelota encodes MRISSRGRGEEGRERITLVPENVDDLWHLSHVLESGDSVSGDTTRRIQRNEENLRDTGGEREHLFLTIEVDDVEFARFANRLRVGGEIVSCSREDQLGHHHTLNVEEHDEITVEKHFKPDQLDRIEEAKEAAENPDVAIATVEEGEAHIHTVAQYGTEERFSYTAPTGKGEYARPRSELFAELGQALGRMDVDAVILAGPGFTKQDARDYIKENHADVAEKMTVVDTAGVGDRGVHEVLKRGAVDEVQTQTRISREADLIDDLTEGISTGEKVAYGIDQVTEAAEFGAVETLLVVDERLREERQGEGDWDVDVNEVIQNVERQGGEVTVFSGEFDPGRQLSNLGGIAALLRYRLQ; translated from the coding sequence ATGCGAATTTCGAGTCGCGGACGCGGCGAGGAGGGCCGCGAACGCATCACGCTCGTCCCCGAGAACGTGGACGACCTCTGGCATCTCTCGCACGTCCTCGAATCGGGCGATTCGGTCTCCGGCGACACCACCCGACGAATCCAACGGAACGAGGAGAACCTCCGCGACACGGGCGGAGAGCGCGAACACCTCTTTCTCACCATCGAAGTCGACGACGTGGAGTTCGCGCGGTTCGCGAACCGCCTGCGCGTCGGCGGCGAGATAGTCTCCTGTTCCCGCGAGGACCAACTCGGCCACCACCACACGCTGAACGTGGAGGAACACGACGAGATAACCGTCGAGAAACACTTCAAGCCGGATCAACTCGACCGCATCGAGGAGGCCAAAGAGGCGGCCGAGAACCCGGACGTTGCCATCGCGACGGTCGAAGAGGGCGAGGCGCACATCCACACCGTCGCGCAGTACGGCACCGAGGAGCGCTTCTCCTACACCGCGCCGACGGGGAAAGGCGAGTACGCTCGCCCCCGGTCGGAACTGTTCGCCGAACTCGGGCAGGCCCTCGGCCGGATGGACGTAGACGCCGTCATCCTCGCTGGACCCGGGTTCACGAAACAGGACGCCCGCGACTACATAAAGGAGAACCACGCCGACGTGGCCGAGAAGATGACCGTCGTGGACACCGCCGGCGTCGGGGACAGGGGCGTTCACGAGGTGCTGAAACGCGGCGCGGTGGACGAGGTGCAGACGCAGACGCGCATCTCTCGGGAGGCCGACCTCATAGACGACCTGACCGAGGGCATCTCGACGGGAGAGAAGGTGGCCTACGGTATCGACCAAGTCACGGAGGCCGCCGAGTTCGGGGCCGTCGAGACGCTTTTGGTCGTGGACGAACGCCTCCGCGAGGAACGACAGGGCGAGGGCGACTGGGACGTGGACGTAAACGAGGTCATCCAGAACGTCGAACGACAGGGCGGCGAGGTCACCGTCTTCTCCGGTGAGTTCGACCCCGGACGCCAACTCAGCAATCTCGGCGGTATCGCGGCGTTACTTCGGTACCGACTCCAGTAA
- a CDS encoding DUF4013 domain-containing protein, with amino-acid sequence MLGDSLSYPLNSDDRIATILIGGLLSVLGVLVIPAFVIQGYLVRVLRGAAKGEPAAPSFTDWGDLIVDGIKLFVVNLAYGLLIAIPMAVFSFALFVPVSVSSNGGSPQPSAAVGIVAVVGGLLLLVFALLVAYVLPAAMTNFAVEDSLGAAFDFSTIWSGATTSEYFVGWVLAIVVGVVGGLVGSALSVVLVGIFVLFYVQVVSYYLFGRGFTEGLSEKRRAAAETNV; translated from the coding sequence ATGCTAGGTGACTCCCTCTCGTATCCCCTGAACAGCGACGACAGGATAGCCACGATACTCATCGGCGGCTTGCTGAGCGTCCTCGGAGTTCTCGTGATTCCGGCCTTCGTCATCCAAGGCTACCTCGTGCGCGTCCTCCGGGGCGCGGCCAAAGGCGAACCGGCCGCCCCTTCCTTCACCGACTGGGGGGACCTCATCGTGGACGGCATCAAACTGTTCGTCGTCAACCTCGCGTACGGTCTCCTCATCGCGATTCCGATGGCGGTCTTCAGTTTCGCGCTGTTCGTCCCCGTGAGCGTCAGTTCTAACGGCGGTTCCCCGCAACCGAGCGCCGCCGTCGGTATCGTCGCCGTCGTCGGCGGCTTGCTCCTCCTCGTCTTCGCTCTCCTCGTCGCGTACGTCCTCCCTGCGGCCATGACGAACTTCGCCGTCGAGGACTCTCTCGGCGCGGCGTTCGACTTCTCTACCATCTGGTCCGGAGCGACCACGAGCGAGTACTTCGTCGGGTGGGTGCTCGCCATCGTCGTCGGCGTCGTCGGCGGCCTCGTCGGGAGCGCTCTCTCGGTCGTTCTCGTCGGCATCTTCGTCCTCTTCTACGTGCAGGTGGTCAGTTACTACCTGTTCGGTCGCGGGTTCACCGAGGGTCTGAGCGAGAAGCGCCGCGCCGCCGCCGAGACGAACGTCTGA
- a CDS encoding DUF4013 domain-containing protein codes for MINDSLNYLRTSENWVRTLLVGGILTLLGFLVVPAVFVLGYIVRVIRATMHGDDAVPAFDDWGELGMDGLKAAVITFVYGFVPTALAGLLVGGSIMTIVVGGNGNSGGLVALGGIALFVGVLAMFALGLFAMYVVPAAIANFAETGELGAGFRVGELRPVLTSGKYFTAWVSGLAIIVAGSIVSGLLNVVPFLGVVVGGFVGFYAAVAAYYLVGHAWGDLREIEMHEGGETIDERPVV; via the coding sequence ATGATAAACGACTCACTCAACTACCTGCGCACGAGCGAAAACTGGGTCCGAACCCTCCTCGTCGGCGGTATCCTCACACTCCTCGGGTTCCTCGTCGTCCCCGCCGTCTTCGTCCTCGGATACATCGTCCGCGTCATCCGCGCGACGATGCACGGCGACGACGCCGTTCCGGCGTTCGACGACTGGGGCGAACTCGGGATGGACGGCCTGAAGGCGGCGGTCATCACGTTCGTCTACGGTTTCGTCCCGACTGCCCTCGCGGGCCTCCTCGTCGGCGGGAGCATCATGACCATCGTCGTGGGCGGAAACGGTAACTCCGGCGGCCTCGTGGCCCTCGGCGGCATCGCCCTGTTCGTCGGCGTCCTCGCGATGTTCGCTCTCGGACTCTTCGCGATGTACGTCGTCCCCGCGGCCATCGCGAACTTCGCGGAGACGGGCGAACTCGGCGCGGGCTTTCGCGTCGGCGAACTCCGGCCCGTGTTGACCTCCGGGAAGTACTTCACCGCGTGGGTGAGCGGACTCGCAATCATCGTCGCGGGGAGCATCGTCTCGGGCCTGCTGAACGTCGTGCCCTTCCTCGGCGTCGTCGTCGGCGGGTTCGTCGGCTTCTACGCCGCCGTCGCCGCGTACTACCTCGTCGGACACGCGTGGGGCGACCTGCGCGAAATCGAGATGCACGAGGGCGGCGAGACCATCGACGAACGACCCGTCGTCTGA
- the rqcH gene encoding ribosome rescue protein RqcH gives MDPKRELTSIDLAALVTELNRYEGAKVDKAYLYGDDLLRLRMRDFERGRVELLIEVGEIKRAHAAKPEHVPDAPGRPPNFAMMLRNRLSGADFAGVEQFEFDRILTFEFERGDENTKIVAELFGQGNIAVLDETGEVVRSLETVRLKSRTVAPGAQYEYPSSRLNPLTVGYDALKRQMDESDTDVVRTLATQLNLGGLYAEELCTRAGVEKTIPIEDAGDDEYRAIHGAMEELRETVKSGDFDPRVYVEDDSVVDVTPFPLEEHERDDLNSEAFDTFNDALDAYFHRLDLSDDEPEENDNRPDFEAEIAKKQRIIDQQEGAIEGFEEQAQEERRRAELLYANYELVDEVLSTVRGAREEGVPWDDIEETLQSGAERGITAAEAVRDIDSAEGTVTVEIEDVTVELDVSTGVEKNADRLYTEAKRIEEKKEGALAAIEDTREDLADVQKRRDEWEREDQDDDEDEEVEPKDIDWLNRESIPLRTEEYWYERFRWFHTSDGYLVIGGRNADQNEEIVKKYTNKHDLFFHTQAHGGPVTVVKATGPSEPSKPVEFPDSTKREAAQFAVSYSSIWKEGRFADDAYMVSPDQVSKTPESGEYIEKGSFVVRGDRTYFRDVAAEVAVGIQCVGETRVVGGPPSAIEGKAETTIRLQPGQYAQNDAAMMCYRKFRERFADTSFVRKIASADKIQEFLPSGGSQIMDD, from the coding sequence ATGGACCCGAAGCGGGAGTTGACGAGCATCGACCTCGCGGCCCTCGTCACCGAGTTGAACCGGTACGAGGGAGCGAAGGTCGATAAGGCCTACCTGTACGGCGACGACCTGCTTCGTCTCCGCATGCGCGACTTCGAGAGGGGTCGCGTCGAACTCTTAATCGAAGTCGGCGAGATAAAGCGCGCGCACGCCGCGAAACCCGAACACGTCCCCGACGCGCCGGGGCGGCCGCCGAACTTCGCGATGATGCTGCGGAACCGCCTCTCCGGGGCGGATTTTGCGGGCGTCGAGCAGTTCGAGTTCGACCGCATCCTCACGTTCGAGTTCGAACGCGGCGACGAGAACACGAAGATAGTCGCCGAACTGTTCGGACAGGGCAACATCGCCGTCTTAGACGAGACGGGCGAAGTCGTTCGGAGCCTCGAAACCGTCCGCCTGAAGTCGAGAACCGTCGCGCCGGGCGCGCAGTACGAGTACCCCTCGTCGCGACTCAATCCGCTCACCGTGGGGTACGACGCGTTGAAGCGTCAGATGGACGAGTCGGACACGGACGTGGTGCGGACGCTGGCGACGCAGTTGAACCTCGGCGGCCTCTACGCGGAGGAACTCTGCACCCGCGCGGGCGTCGAGAAGACCATCCCGATAGAAGACGCGGGCGACGACGAGTACCGCGCCATCCACGGCGCGATGGAGGAACTCCGAGAGACGGTCAAATCCGGCGACTTCGACCCGCGCGTCTACGTCGAAGACGACTCCGTCGTCGACGTGACGCCGTTCCCCCTCGAAGAACACGAGCGTGACGACCTGAACAGCGAGGCGTTCGACACGTTCAACGACGCCTTAGACGCCTACTTCCACCGTCTGGACCTCTCGGACGACGAACCCGAGGAGAACGACAACCGCCCGGACTTCGAGGCCGAAATCGCGAAGAAACAGCGCATCATCGACCAACAGGAGGGCGCTATCGAGGGCTTCGAAGAGCAGGCCCAAGAAGAGCGTCGCCGCGCGGAACTGCTGTACGCGAACTACGAACTCGTAGACGAGGTGCTTTCGACCGTTCGCGGCGCGCGCGAGGAGGGCGTCCCGTGGGACGACATCGAGGAGACGCTTCAATCGGGGGCAGAGCGAGGAATCACCGCCGCGGAAGCGGTCAGAGACATCGACAGCGCCGAGGGGACGGTCACGGTCGAGATAGAGGACGTGACGGTCGAACTCGACGTCTCGACCGGCGTCGAGAAGAACGCGGACCGCCTGTACACGGAGGCAAAGCGCATCGAAGAGAAGAAAGAGGGCGCACTCGCGGCCATAGAGGACACCCGCGAGGACTTAGCCGACGTACAGAAGCGACGCGACGAGTGGGAAAGAGAGGACCAAGACGACGACGAAGACGAGGAGGTAGAACCGAAAGACATCGACTGGCTGAACCGCGAGTCGATACCGCTTCGGACCGAGGAGTACTGGTACGAGCGGTTCCGGTGGTTCCACACCTCCGACGGCTATCTCGTCATCGGCGGGCGCAACGCCGACCAAAACGAGGAGATAGTCAAGAAGTACACGAACAAACACGACCTGTTCTTCCACACGCAGGCCCACGGCGGCCCGGTCACCGTCGTGAAGGCGACGGGCCCGTCCGAACCGTCGAAGCCGGTGGAGTTCCCCGACTCGACGAAACGGGAGGCCGCGCAGTTCGCCGTCTCGTACTCCTCCATCTGGAAGGAGGGTCGATTCGCCGACGACGCGTACATGGTGTCGCCCGATCAGGTGTCGAAGACGCCCGAGTCCGGCGAGTACATAGAGAAGGGGTCGTTCGTGGTTCGCGGCGACAGGACGTACTTCCGCGACGTGGCCGCCGAAGTCGCAGTCGGCATCCAGTGCGTGGGCGAGACGCGCGTCGTCGGCGGCCCGCCGTCGGCCATCGAGGGGAAAGCGGAGACGACGATTCGCCTCCAACCCGGACAGTACGCGCAGAACGACGCCGCGATGATGTGCTACCGGAAGTTCCGAGAACGGTTCGCAGATACCTCCTTCGTCCGCAAGATAGCGAGCGCGGACAAGATACAGGAGTTCCTCCCGTCGGGCGGGAGTCAGATTATGGACGACTGA
- a CDS encoding DUF3054 domain-containing protein, producing MATSVASFIDRRIDSGALPLAVGDLVALSAILTVGVVMHNGVDYLATFTVAWLLTLVPFLIGWAIAGPLIGAYSAGAAESAKAAIPLAVRGWIPAAIIGLGLRWTPLFEGGVALVFAAITLVTGALALGVWRWLYFKIVG from the coding sequence ATGGCAACTTCGGTCGCGTCGTTCATCGACCGCCGTATCGACTCCGGGGCGCTCCCGCTCGCGGTGGGGGACCTGGTGGCTCTGTCGGCGATTCTCACCGTCGGCGTCGTCATGCACAACGGGGTGGACTACCTCGCCACGTTCACCGTGGCGTGGCTCTTGACGCTCGTTCCGTTCCTCATCGGGTGGGCCATCGCCGGACCGCTCATCGGCGCGTACTCCGCGGGGGCCGCAGAGTCGGCGAAAGCCGCGATTCCGCTCGCGGTCCGCGGGTGGATTCCCGCCGCGATAATCGGCCTCGGACTCCGGTGGACGCCGCTTTTCGAGGGCGGCGTCGCCCTCGTCTTCGCGGCAATCACCCTCGTCACCGGGGCCCTCGCACTCGGCGTCTGGCGGTGGCTGTACTTCAAAATCGTCGGCTGA
- the fen gene encoding flap endonuclease-1 — MGNADLRSLASLSDVSFDDVSGSVVAVDAHNWLYRYLTTTVKFTREEAYTTEDGVEVANLIGVVQGLPKFLDHDIVPVFVFDGGVTELKDDEVESRREKRKQAEELQAAARERGDSVAAARLEARTQRLTSTIHETTRGLLERLDVPMVEAPAEGEAQASYMARRGDADYVGSEDYDTLLFGAPYTLRQITSKGDPELMDLEATLSNLDVTREQLIDIGMLCGTDFNEGVAGVGPKTALKEVKEHGDLWGVLESRDVYIDNADRVRDLFVDPPVTDDYEFDTDIDPDLDAARAYVVDEWDVAADEVERGFERIEEAAVQTGLDRWT, encoded by the coding sequence ATGGGAAACGCAGACCTCCGGAGTCTGGCATCGCTCTCGGACGTGTCGTTCGACGACGTGTCGGGGAGCGTCGTCGCCGTCGACGCGCACAACTGGCTGTACCGCTATCTCACGACGACGGTGAAGTTCACCCGCGAGGAGGCGTACACGACCGAAGACGGCGTCGAAGTGGCGAACCTCATCGGCGTCGTGCAGGGTCTCCCGAAGTTTCTGGACCACGACATCGTCCCGGTGTTCGTCTTCGACGGCGGCGTCACGGAGTTGAAAGACGACGAGGTGGAGTCGCGCCGGGAAAAACGAAAGCAGGCTGAGGAGCTCCAAGCGGCGGCCAGAGAGCGCGGCGACTCCGTGGCCGCCGCGCGCCTCGAAGCGCGCACCCAGCGACTCACCTCGACGATTCACGAGACGACGCGCGGCCTCCTCGAACGCCTCGACGTACCGATGGTCGAAGCCCCCGCCGAGGGCGAAGCGCAGGCGTCGTACATGGCGAGGCGAGGCGACGCGGACTACGTCGGCAGCGAGGACTACGACACGTTGCTGTTCGGCGCGCCGTACACGCTCCGACAGATCACCTCGAAGGGCGACCCCGAACTGATGGACCTCGAAGCGACGCTCTCGAACCTCGACGTGACCCGAGAGCAGTTGATAGATATCGGGATGCTCTGCGGAACCGACTTCAACGAGGGCGTCGCGGGCGTCGGCCCGAAGACGGCGCTGAAGGAGGTCAAAGAGCACGGCGACCTGTGGGGCGTCCTCGAATCCCGCGACGTCTACATCGACAACGCAGACCGGGTCCGGGACCTGTTCGTCGACCCGCCGGTCACGGACGACTACGAGTTCGACACCGACATCGACCCCGACTTGGACGCCGCCCGCGCGTACGTCGTCGATGAGTGGGACGTCGCGGCCGACGAAGTCGAACGCGGCTTCGAGCGAATCGAGGAGGCGGCGGTCCAGACCGGTCTCGACCGCTGGACCTGA
- a CDS encoding MFS transporter has protein sequence MNRNDRAIVALVMLAHGMVHTYELSIPIFVSIWLVEYDVVNLGLTQFEVTAATLGLVVTAGYGLFGVGALPGGVLVDRIGSRRLIGICLFGMSASFLLLGLAPGVVVITLALLLWGAAASVYHPAGLALISKGVEERGTGFAYHGIAGNVGIGLGPLLTAILLLFFEWQLVAGLLAIPALVAGAYATRAQFDETAAVAADGGDGGDSKAGSGVDSLAEFLGESKRMFVGGFAVVFLVVMCSGLYYRGILTFLPNLLEGIPTFRPIPLSTFLPVGVAEALGVESGSGRTLNPERYFYSGLLMVGVVGQYVGGKLTDRIPVEWGIVGSFGVLAALAVVFLPVANAGLIPLLALGAVLGCFLFVIQPFYQATVAEYTPAGTRGLSYGFTYLGVFGVGALGGAVAGTILTYSTPQVLFLTLAGFAATGAGLGLYLVRQRGANEDAGATAD, from the coding sequence GTGAACCGGAACGACCGCGCCATCGTGGCTCTCGTGATGCTCGCACACGGGATGGTGCACACGTACGAACTGTCTATCCCCATCTTCGTCTCCATCTGGCTCGTGGAGTACGACGTGGTGAATCTCGGCTTGACGCAGTTCGAGGTGACCGCCGCGACGCTCGGTCTGGTCGTGACCGCGGGGTACGGTCTGTTCGGCGTCGGCGCGCTTCCCGGTGGCGTCCTCGTAGACAGAATCGGCTCGCGGCGACTCATCGGCATCTGCCTCTTCGGCATGTCGGCGTCGTTCCTGCTTCTCGGACTCGCTCCCGGCGTCGTCGTCATCACGCTCGCGTTGCTCCTCTGGGGGGCCGCAGCGAGCGTCTACCACCCGGCCGGGCTCGCTCTCATCTCGAAGGGCGTCGAAGAGCGCGGGACGGGCTTTGCCTACCACGGTATCGCGGGCAACGTCGGCATCGGGCTCGGACCGCTCTTGACCGCCATCTTGCTTCTGTTCTTCGAGTGGCAACTCGTCGCGGGTCTGCTCGCGATTCCGGCTCTCGTCGCCGGGGCGTACGCCACCCGCGCGCAGTTCGACGAGACGGCCGCAGTCGCCGCCGACGGCGGTGACGGAGGCGACTCGAAAGCCGGAAGCGGCGTCGATTCTCTGGCGGAGTTCCTCGGCGAGTCAAAGCGCATGTTCGTCGGCGGGTTCGCCGTCGTCTTTCTCGTCGTGATGTGTTCGGGGCTGTACTACCGCGGCATCCTCACGTTCCTGCCGAACCTCCTCGAAGGCATCCCGACGTTCCGGCCGATTCCGCTCTCGACGTTCCTCCCCGTGGGCGTCGCGGAGGCTCTCGGCGTCGAATCCGGCTCCGGCCGGACGCTCAACCCCGAGCGGTACTTCTACTCGGGCCTTCTCATGGTCGGCGTCGTCGGCCAGTACGTCGGCGGCAAACTCACCGACCGAATCCCCGTCGAGTGGGGTATCGTCGGCTCGTTCGGCGTCCTCGCCGCGTTGGCCGTCGTCTTTCTGCCCGTCGCGAACGCCGGTCTGATTCCGCTGTTGGCTCTGGGTGCGGTGTTGGGCTGTTTCCTCTTCGTCATCCAGCCGTTCTACCAAGCCACCGTCGCGGAGTACACGCCCGCCGGGACGCGCGGCCTCTCGTACGGCTTCACGTATCTCGGCGTCTTCGGCGTCGGCGCTCTCGGTGGTGCCGTCGCGGGGACGATTTTGACGTACAGCACGCCTCAAGTGCTGTTTCTCACGCTCGCGGGGTTCGCCGCTACCGGGGCCGGATTGGGTCTCTATCTCGTCCGACAGCGCGGAGCGAACGAAGACGCGGGCGCGACCGCCGATTGA
- a CDS encoding GNAT family N-acetyltransferase produces the protein MEFVLLGWPADGPTLRLDYRRFAYAGKFVMSNTGKAVASDRTADASVPSEEYESDVLAAVAFNEDRTDEGTLWLRYVTVRDDRKGENLGPELCAFVVARAAERGYDRLRIAVNNPFAYEALYEAGFAWTGATTGIAELVLERPADAPADRETDRYQRGLDEFRERDLSAAESSFLDDRRGSAPPAPVERAAFGDGRDGDANAGY, from the coding sequence ATGGAGTTCGTCCTCCTCGGGTGGCCCGCAGACGGGCCGACGCTCCGCCTCGACTACCGGCGGTTCGCCTACGCCGGGAAGTTCGTGATGTCGAACACCGGGAAGGCCGTCGCCTCCGACCGCACCGCCGACGCGTCCGTCCCGAGCGAGGAGTACGAGTCGGACGTTCTCGCCGCCGTCGCGTTCAACGAGGACCGAACCGACGAGGGAACGCTTTGGCTTCGGTACGTCACCGTCCGCGACGACCGGAAAGGAGAGAACCTCGGCCCGGAACTCTGCGCGTTCGTCGTCGCCCGCGCGGCCGAACGCGGTTACGACCGCCTCCGCATCGCGGTGAACAACCCCTTCGCGTACGAGGCGTTGTACGAGGCGGGCTTCGCGTGGACCGGAGCGACGACGGGCATCGCGGAACTCGTCCTCGAACGACCCGCCGACGCCCCCGCAGACAGAGAGACGGACCGCTATCAGCGCGGACTCGACGAGTTCCGCGAACGCGACCTGAGCGCCGCGGAGTCGTCGTTTCTCGACGACCGACGTGGCTCTGCGCCCCCCGCCCCCGTCGAACGCGCGGCGTTCGGAGACGGCCGCGACGGCGACGCGAACGCGGGATATTAA
- a CDS encoding ornithine cyclodeaminase family protein has translation MTETLFLTSDEVSGLATPAEFVDAVRDAYRQRGEGADAEPRTKLTNADPPGFLTTYAAVLPETGAMGGYTYSAGFGARDAWFMTPLFDAESGEPLALLDGASMNPFKTGAAGAVGVDALAREDASSIALVGSGSQARGQLRAAAAVRDVDTVWVYSPTKEHREKFAGEMDRTLDASVAAVASSAAAVEGADVVITATNASEPVFDGDHLEPGAHVTAMGQYNAKKRELDATTIQKSKYVPDLRDRVMRDAGSFIHAVAEGVVDEDHVHAELGDVVAGTEPGRTDDDEITVFDSGGTGIETVAAAHLLYEKAREEGLGTTIDFSPASESLTGE, from the coding sequence ATGACGGAAACGCTGTTTCTGACGAGCGACGAGGTGTCCGGCTTGGCGACGCCGGCCGAGTTCGTCGACGCCGTCCGCGACGCGTACCGCCAGCGAGGCGAGGGTGCGGACGCGGAACCGCGCACGAAACTGACGAACGCCGACCCGCCGGGCTTTCTGACGACGTACGCCGCCGTCCTCCCCGAGACGGGTGCGATGGGCGGATACACCTACTCTGCGGGGTTCGGCGCGAGAGATGCGTGGTTCATGACGCCGCTTTTCGACGCCGAGTCGGGCGAACCGCTCGCGCTCCTCGACGGGGCAAGCATGAACCCGTTTAAAACCGGCGCGGCGGGCGCAGTCGGCGTGGACGCACTCGCCCGCGAGGACGCCTCCTCGATTGCCCTCGTCGGAAGCGGGTCGCAGGCCCGCGGGCAACTCCGCGCCGCCGCCGCGGTCAGAGACGTGGACACGGTCTGGGTCTACTCGCCGACGAAAGAACACAGAGAGAAGTTCGCGGGCGAGATGGACCGAACGCTCGACGCTAGCGTGGCCGCCGTCGCCTCCTCCGCGGCGGCAGTCGAGGGAGCGGACGTCGTCATCACCGCGACGAACGCCTCCGAACCGGTGTTCGACGGCGACCACCTCGAACCCGGCGCGCACGTCACGGCGATGGGCCAGTACAACGCGAAAAAGCGCGAACTGGACGCGACGACCATCCAGAAGTCCAAATACGTGCCGGACCTGAGAGACCGAGTCATGCGGGACGCGGGGTCGTTCATCCACGCCGTAGCGGAGGGCGTCGTCGACGAAGACCACGTCCACGCGGAACTGGGCGACGTCGTCGCGGGCACCGAACCGGGCCGGACCGACGACGACGAGATAACCGTCTTCGACAGCGGCGGGACCGGAATCGAAACCGTCGCCGCGGCGCACCTGCTCTACGAGAAAGCCCGAGAGGAGGGTCTCGGCACGACCATCGACTTCTCGCCCGCGAGCGAATCGCTCACCGGAGAGTAG